In the Telopea speciosissima isolate NSW1024214 ecotype Mountain lineage chromosome 2, Tspe_v1, whole genome shotgun sequence genome, one interval contains:
- the LOC122652486 gene encoding glyceraldehyde-3-phosphate dehydrogenase GAPCP1, chloroplastic-like, which translates to MAFSTLIRSAAPLIEGSRCDLSHFDSGVRGPEFCKASPVSVNRSLDSVRLDTSIFGTSVSCKSSSIQKCSARSIQPIRATATEMPPTVLKSRSSSKTKIGINGKLSYTFGLYDLICCLS; encoded by the exons ATGGCGTTCTCGACTCTTATCAGATCTGCAGCTCCTTTGATCGAAGGATCTCGCTGTGACCTCTCTCACTTTGATTCTGGAGTTCGTGGTCCTGAATTCTGCAAG GCATCTCCTGTTAGCGTTAATCGAAGTCTCGATTCGGTTAGGCTTGACACTAGCATTTTCGGTACCAGTGTTTCTTGTAAATCATCTTCCATACA GAAATGCAGCGCCAGGAGTATTCAGCCTATCAGAGCCACAGCTACAGAGATGCCCCCGACAGTTC TAAAATCACGGAGCAGTAGCAAAACAAAGATTGGAATCAATGGTAAGCTTTCTTATACCTTTGGTTTATATGATCTTATTTGTTGTCTAAGTTAG